In Candidatus Nitronauta litoralis, one DNA window encodes the following:
- a CDS encoding c-type cytochrome has protein sequence MPLIVCIFQSTSVWAFNPPGPEDVPTSINVKGKQYDLKSLSNPFWKDAAKIPEIIKQGSELYFKHCVLCHGDLLNGKGVFSNRFSPAPANFHKQGSVFDRPEGYTFWRIMKGGPGLPKKYEPWNSAMPAWEGVLSEEEVWKLILFLFDEVARPLTPETPQEASLERGQVVYEDKCAVCHGLDGKADTPPASLMSPRPRNLIKGHYKLRSTPFGKIPTDPDLHDMLVRGYPETTMPSWRHLPKVDLDSLVLYLKELGKKKFDRAKRKKKFPAPIIVPPAPPFTLESQERGRELFVQNCSGCHGVEGRGDGDSTKKIVNLASDAIRPRNLTKPWTFRRGSRREDLFLTLRTGLSTTAMPRFSDRIHPDKNIWDLVNYISTLSLLEKPRISNNLKMTRVDGALPENPDDPAWNKVDSFFVPLSPQIMQGNIKTFTTTDSLWVQALHNGNEMAIRVRWDDPTFDPILKKSIKVVESPPPPLPEHLRVMEGEEDEEPPPPLEPAAHPDMLAIQLAGPGSSMDDLPYFLNGDANHPVTLWKWQSHPNRTDQVSVAGLGNETPITNTSALISNAQFQYGQYTLVIKKTLDKGEGSDGAPLKSGGTIPVAFNAWDGGEEETGDKRSVSNWYYLKVE, from the coding sequence TTGCCTCTAATAGTCTGCATTTTCCAAAGCACATCTGTTTGGGCTTTCAATCCTCCTGGCCCTGAGGATGTACCGACCTCGATAAACGTTAAAGGAAAGCAATACGATTTAAAAAGCCTTTCCAACCCCTTCTGGAAGGATGCCGCAAAGATCCCGGAAATTATCAAGCAGGGATCTGAGCTTTATTTCAAACATTGCGTTCTTTGCCACGGTGACCTTTTAAATGGCAAAGGGGTATTTTCAAACCGGTTTTCTCCGGCCCCTGCAAATTTTCATAAACAAGGGTCTGTTTTTGACAGACCGGAAGGATACACCTTCTGGCGAATCATGAAGGGAGGCCCTGGTCTTCCTAAAAAATATGAGCCTTGGAACTCCGCCATGCCTGCCTGGGAAGGAGTGCTTAGCGAAGAAGAAGTCTGGAAACTGATTCTGTTTTTATTTGATGAAGTCGCCAGGCCCCTGACACCTGAAACTCCTCAGGAAGCTTCCCTGGAAAGGGGACAGGTGGTTTACGAAGACAAATGTGCCGTGTGCCATGGTTTGGATGGCAAAGCAGATACCCCTCCAGCAAGTTTGATGAGTCCGCGGCCGCGAAACCTCATCAAAGGACATTACAAACTGCGCTCCACCCCATTCGGGAAAATCCCCACAGACCCGGATCTACACGACATGTTGGTCCGAGGATATCCTGAAACCACCATGCCTTCATGGCGGCACTTGCCAAAAGTTGATCTCGACAGCCTGGTTCTGTATTTGAAGGAACTTGGAAAGAAAAAATTTGATCGCGCCAAACGAAAGAAAAAATTTCCCGCTCCCATTATTGTACCGCCTGCTCCCCCCTTCACTTTGGAAAGCCAGGAAAGGGGGCGTGAACTGTTTGTGCAAAATTGTTCCGGATGCCATGGTGTCGAGGGACGGGGCGATGGAGATTCGACAAAAAAAATTGTTAATCTCGCAAGCGATGCGATTCGACCAAGAAACCTGACCAAGCCTTGGACATTCCGTCGAGGTTCAAGACGCGAAGACCTTTTTCTTACCTTGAGAACCGGCCTATCCACAACAGCCATGCCCCGGTTCTCTGATCGAATTCACCCAGACAAAAATATATGGGACCTGGTCAATTACATCTCAACGTTATCGCTTCTGGAAAAACCCAGGATATCCAATAATTTAAAAATGACTCGGGTTGATGGAGCTCTCCCTGAAAACCCTGACGACCCGGCCTGGAACAAAGTCGACAGTTTCTTCGTTCCACTGAGCCCACAAATCATGCAGGGGAACATTAAAACATTCACCACTACAGATAGTCTTTGGGTACAGGCTCTCCATAATGGTAATGAAATGGCCATCAGGGTCCGATGGGATGACCCAACCTTTGATCCTATCCTGAAGAAATCGATTAAGGTTGTCGAATCACCACCACCCCCTCTTCCCGAGCACCTGCGGGTCATGGAGGGTGAGGAAGATGAAGAACCACCCCCACCTTTGGAACCTGCAGCTCACCCGGACATGCTGGCCATACAACTTGCAGGCCCCGGGTCTTCCATGGATGACTTGCCTTACTTCCTGAATGGAGATGCCAACCATCCTGTTACACTCTGGAAATGGCAATCCCACCCAAATAGAACCGATCAGGTTTCAGTCGCCGGCCTGGGAAATGAAACACCAATCACAAACACCTCAGCCTTAATTTCAAACGCACAATTTCAGTACGGACAATACACGCTGGTAATAAAGAAAACTCTCGACAAGGGAGAGGGCTCCGATGGAGCTCCATTGAAATCCGGAGGAACCATTCCGGTCGCATTCAATGCCTGGGATGGAGGAGAAGAAGAGACCGGCGACAAGCGTTCCGTATCAAACTGGTATTATCTGAAAGTTGAATAA
- a CDS encoding c-type cytochrome has translation MINLEKLRVILKILFISVLCFASVPVAFVFAGGHESAEDVEFSELAMAGEPLYLHYCAHCHGVSGEGDGFNAENLEKDPAELSDNSFVSKRSNKKLFKVISKGGRAAKRSYLMPNFGRTLSEKEIWSLVAYIRLLAEDKQHPVSLPPDTKVNRPKIPPETGESLRSFIKWYKNEGSSSALVKDGESLFRDKLACIACHSIADEGGRVGPELTRAHYLYKPEWLYVWIKNPQHAKPKTRMPNLGVSEKQARALVAFLQNLKGIEEEEEGEDDEEEEDDEEEESERETVQEVKQIVLDEWKPFLEAEGDAVAGKALFFDMEGTANCAKCHTVKGEGGKVGPDLSLVGTSRTKEFLLESILNPKAVITVGYASVLILTKEGKFLTGIKVNEDDQSLDIIDKEGKPLHVEKSLIKKFKMQKISIMPGNFKDILSKEEIQNLLAYLTSLTLPQLQ, from the coding sequence ATGATAAATTTAGAAAAACTCAGGGTTATACTTAAAATACTTTTTATTTCAGTCCTTTGTTTCGCCAGTGTTCCCGTAGCATTTGTTTTCGCTGGTGGTCATGAAAGTGCTGAAGATGTTGAGTTTTCTGAATTGGCCATGGCGGGTGAGCCTTTGTACCTTCATTATTGTGCCCATTGCCACGGTGTTAGTGGGGAGGGTGATGGTTTCAACGCAGAGAACCTTGAAAAAGATCCTGCAGAGCTCTCCGATAATTCATTTGTCTCTAAACGTTCCAACAAAAAGTTATTCAAAGTCATTTCCAAAGGGGGGCGTGCAGCCAAAAGATCTTACCTGATGCCAAATTTTGGCCGAACCCTTTCCGAAAAAGAGATCTGGTCTCTTGTAGCCTATATCCGATTGCTTGCAGAGGACAAACAGCACCCCGTTTCTCTTCCCCCAGACACCAAAGTTAATCGTCCGAAAATTCCCCCGGAAACGGGCGAGTCCCTGAGAAGTTTTATCAAATGGTATAAAAATGAGGGATCATCAAGTGCATTAGTCAAAGATGGTGAAAGTCTGTTTCGGGACAAGTTGGCTTGTATAGCCTGTCATAGTATTGCTGATGAGGGGGGAAGAGTTGGCCCTGAGCTAACCCGGGCGCATTACCTATATAAGCCGGAATGGTTGTATGTCTGGATAAAAAACCCGCAGCATGCGAAACCCAAAACGCGTATGCCAAACCTGGGAGTTAGTGAAAAACAGGCGAGGGCTCTTGTTGCTTTCCTCCAGAATTTAAAGGGAATAGAAGAAGAGGAGGAAGGTGAGGATGATGAAGAGGAAGAAGACGACGAAGAAGAGGAAAGTGAAAGGGAAACCGTGCAGGAGGTGAAACAAATTGTCCTCGATGAATGGAAGCCATTTCTGGAAGCCGAGGGCGATGCGGTGGCGGGCAAGGCCCTGTTTTTTGATATGGAAGGAACAGCTAACTGTGCCAAATGCCATACGGTAAAGGGTGAAGGTGGGAAAGTGGGGCCAGACCTCAGTCTGGTTGGCACCAGCCGTACCAAAGAGTTTCTACTTGAATCAATTTTAAATCCTAAAGCGGTAATTACTGTAGGGTATGCTTCAGTACTGATTTTGACCAAAGAAGGAAAGTTTTTGACTGGTATCAAGGTCAATGAAGATGATCAGTCTTTGGATATTATTGACAAGGAAGGAAAACCGCTGCATGTTGAAAAATCTCTGATCAAGAAATTCAAGATGCAAAAAATTTCCATTATGCCCGGTAACTTTAAAGATATTTTATCGAAGGAAGAGATCCAGAATTTGCTAGCTTACCTGACCAGTCTCACCCTGCCGCAGCTTCAGTAG
- a CDS encoding carboxypeptidase regulatory-like domain-containing protein, whose protein sequence is MRKFTAICMVAALALFMGATDSLAKKKKYKAGTVSGGGSISGVVTLKGDPPPPIMEDLNKGKNVEFCATHPDTKEGGIRPRTKVTAEGGKLQGAVVFIEDIKEGKAWEYKGQNFDFKTCDIFPKIAVVRKTEKKEMAKDFVNVSITNQDPDILHNPHGYAVKGANRKTLFNKPLPSKGDVANVTKNLKRLKDDHFFLQCDQHNFMEADARVVWNPYYMVTGADGAFKLTNVPAGKYKVTAWHPYVGEVTSEVTVAGGADAAQNFELAAK, encoded by the coding sequence ATGAGAAAGTTTACTGCAATTTGTATGGTTGCGGCACTGGCCCTTTTTATGGGCGCTACCGACAGCTTGGCTAAAAAGAAAAAGTATAAAGCTGGAACGGTAAGTGGTGGTGGCAGCATCAGTGGTGTTGTAACCTTGAAAGGTGACCCACCTCCACCCATTATGGAAGATCTGAACAAAGGTAAAAATGTTGAGTTCTGCGCTACACATCCTGATACTAAAGAAGGCGGAATTCGTCCGCGTACTAAAGTCACCGCGGAAGGTGGCAAGCTACAGGGTGCTGTTGTCTTTATTGAAGACATCAAAGAAGGTAAAGCCTGGGAATACAAGGGCCAGAATTTTGATTTCAAAACCTGCGATATTTTCCCGAAAATTGCTGTAGTTCGCAAAACTGAAAAGAAAGAAATGGCAAAGGATTTCGTGAACGTTTCTATCACCAACCAGGATCCTGACATCCTGCACAACCCACATGGTTATGCAGTGAAAGGTGCAAACCGCAAGACCCTGTTCAACAAGCCTCTGCCAAGCAAAGGCGATGTTGCTAACGTAACGAAGAATCTGAAACGTCTCAAAGACGATCATTTCTTCCTGCAGTGCGACCAGCACAACTTCATGGAAGCGGATGCACGTGTTGTCTGGAATCCTTATTACATGGTGACCGGTGCTGACGGTGCATTCAAACTGACCAATGTTCCTGCAGGTAAGTATAAAGTAACGGCATGGCATCCATATGTTGGCGAAGTGACTTCTGAAGTGACTGTTGCCGGCGGCGCAGATGCAGCTCAGAATTTCGAGCTCGCTGCCAAGTAA
- a CDS encoding PDZ domain-containing protein: MRIFLRYISVSFLAAGFLLFGISARADSSQGLNGLADLLKLEAGMVALAERTLPAVVNISPYVPPSPSIGRKGELKQRATNAGAGVIIDGAEGYVVTNSHVVRKAEKVTITLYGGKELVGNTLGYDEDTDLAVIKVEKEGDLPEVQLGDSSKLRVGQFAIAIGNPYGLNDTFTFGIISGLNRENVNISQYEDFIQTDASINPGNSGGPLFNIQGEVIGINTAIINYAQGIGFSIPSNTVKFVTGQLIENGEVRRGWMGVGIDFITDELKRKSKYKKVKGVVVNSVFDGQPAAKAGIKVGDIILKIGGSRVDSPSKMIRLIGSITPGQTVNVDILRDGKVKTMTVLLAKRFEDPVQIAKLEPERPRPLGFTVEGLDEDTRKSFNLAEINGVVVTTVQPNGAAQKGGLQRGDVITAVNGRKILKTEDFNSILESKPDSQPLFLLIVRMKETIRLTLQSTVGSLSPSGPANP; encoded by the coding sequence ATGAGGATTTTTCTTCGTTACATTTCAGTTTCTTTTCTGGCCGCAGGTTTCCTGCTTTTCGGGATTTCGGCCAGAGCGGATTCCAGCCAGGGATTAAATGGGCTGGCAGACCTGTTGAAACTTGAAGCGGGAATGGTGGCTTTGGCCGAAAGGACATTGCCCGCTGTCGTTAACATTTCTCCATATGTTCCTCCCTCACCTTCGATTGGTAGAAAAGGGGAATTGAAGCAGCGGGCAACCAATGCCGGTGCAGGAGTGATCATTGACGGAGCCGAAGGCTATGTAGTCACCAACAGCCATGTAGTTCGCAAGGCAGAAAAAGTTACGATAACGCTTTACGGGGGTAAAGAGTTAGTCGGCAACACTCTGGGATACGACGAGGATACGGACCTTGCAGTAATCAAGGTGGAAAAAGAAGGAGACCTTCCTGAAGTTCAGCTTGGAGACTCTTCAAAACTTCGTGTAGGCCAGTTTGCCATAGCAATCGGAAACCCATACGGGCTGAACGATACATTCACGTTTGGAATCATCAGTGGTCTTAACCGGGAAAACGTCAACATCTCGCAATACGAAGACTTTATTCAGACCGATGCTTCTATTAACCCAGGCAACAGCGGTGGGCCGCTATTTAATATTCAAGGAGAAGTAATCGGGATTAATACAGCGATCATTAATTATGCTCAGGGAATCGGTTTTTCCATTCCATCCAATACGGTTAAGTTTGTAACAGGGCAACTTATAGAAAATGGTGAGGTGAGACGGGGATGGATGGGTGTTGGGATCGATTTTATTACCGACGAGCTCAAACGAAAGTCAAAATACAAAAAAGTAAAAGGGGTTGTCGTCAATTCAGTTTTTGACGGTCAACCTGCCGCGAAAGCGGGAATCAAAGTTGGAGACATTATTCTGAAAATTGGCGGATCAAGGGTGGATTCACCCAGTAAAATGATTCGCTTGATTGGGAGCATCACTCCCGGTCAAACAGTTAATGTCGATATATTAAGGGACGGGAAAGTGAAAACGATGACCGTTCTTTTGGCCAAGCGGTTCGAGGATCCGGTTCAAATTGCAAAACTGGAACCGGAAAGACCTCGGCCCTTGGGTTTCACGGTGGAAGGATTGGACGAAGACACCAGAAAATCGTTTAATCTTGCAGAAATTAATGGGGTGGTTGTGACTACAGTGCAACCCAATGGAGCCGCCCAAAAGGGAGGCTTGCAAAGGGGAGATGTGATCACTGCGGTCAATGGACGGAAAATCCTTAAAACAGAGGATTTTAATTCTATTTTGGAATCAAAACCTGACAGCCAACCTTTGTTTCTTCTCATTGTGAGGATGAAAGAAACAATAAGATTAACTTTGCAGAGTACCGTGGGATCCTTGTCTCCAAGTGGTCCGGCCAACCCGTAA
- a CDS encoding phosphoadenylyl-sulfate reductase, whose protein sequence is MEYSEIEKKTAQEILNTASREFGKEVGLASSFGLEDMVLIDMVSKLENPIMVFTLDTGRLHEETYETMEKVRSRYGLEIITYFPDREATEALVREKGFYSFRENVDNRKECCRIRKVEPLGRALQNLKAWVTGMRREQNVTRTQIEKIHPDEAHPGLVKINPLADWTEQEVKDYIEEYKVPINPLHQRDFPSIGCSPCTRPIQPGEDIRAGRWWWENPEHKECGLHRPR, encoded by the coding sequence ATGGAATATTCTGAAATTGAGAAAAAAACGGCACAGGAAATTCTGAATACAGCTTCTAGGGAGTTCGGAAAAGAAGTCGGTCTGGCCTCCAGCTTTGGTCTGGAGGATATGGTATTGATCGATATGGTCTCCAAACTTGAAAACCCTATCATGGTCTTTACCCTGGACACCGGTCGGCTACACGAGGAAACTTACGAAACCATGGAAAAGGTTCGATCCCGATACGGGCTTGAAATCATCACCTATTTCCCAGACCGCGAAGCTACCGAGGCTCTTGTTCGAGAAAAGGGTTTTTACTCCTTCAGAGAAAATGTGGACAACCGCAAGGAATGCTGCCGAATAAGAAAGGTAGAGCCGCTTGGACGAGCCTTACAAAATTTAAAGGCGTGGGTAACGGGCATGAGACGTGAACAAAATGTCACCCGAACCCAGATTGAGAAAATACACCCGGATGAAGCACATCCCGGCCTGGTAAAAATAAATCCCCTTGCAGATTGGACCGAACAGGAAGTGAAGGACTATATTGAAGAGTACAAGGTCCCCATCAACCCGCTTCACCAACGTGATTTTCCCAGCATAGGCTGCTCACCCTGTACCCGCCCCATTCAGCCAGGAGAAGACATTCGTGCGGGGAGATGGTGGTGGGAAAACCCTGAACACAAAGAGTGCGGCTTGCACCGCCCCCGCTAA
- a CDS encoding HD domain-containing protein has translation MTQPAIEKARDFAKSHFAEDSSGHDWWHVHRVWNTSISLAESEGADRTIVEIAALLHDVADWKLSEDGEEAGMKKIRALLEKEMKSHEVDHVCNIVENISYKGAGVSTPMATLEGKVVQDADRLDAIGAVGIARAFAYGGNRNRLIHDPEKPPVMHEDFEAYKKNKGASINHFYEKLLLLKDRMNTNSGRKMAVERHQFMEAYLEQFFKEWNGGVR, from the coding sequence ATGACACAACCGGCAATCGAAAAAGCCCGTGATTTTGCCAAAAGCCATTTCGCGGAAGATAGTTCCGGGCATGACTGGTGGCATGTCCACCGCGTCTGGAACACTTCTATTTCGCTCGCTGAAAGCGAAGGTGCCGACCGGACTATTGTCGAGATTGCTGCTCTTCTTCATGATGTTGCCGACTGGAAACTTTCTGAAGACGGCGAAGAAGCTGGGATGAAAAAAATCAGGGCTCTGCTCGAAAAGGAAATGAAATCTCACGAGGTGGATCATGTTTGCAACATCGTGGAGAACATTTCGTATAAAGGTGCCGGCGTGTCCACCCCAATGGCTACTCTGGAAGGAAAAGTCGTCCAGGATGCGGATCGTCTGGATGCTATCGGAGCGGTTGGTATCGCCCGCGCATTTGCCTACGGAGGAAATCGCAACCGCTTGATCCACGATCCGGAAAAACCGCCAGTCATGCACGAAGATTTTGAAGCTTACAAGAAAAACAAAGGGGCCTCCATCAATCATTTTTACGAAAAGCTACTTCTGCTAAAAGATCGAATGAACACCAATTCAGGACGCAAGATGGCAGTCGAACGTCACCAGTTCATGGAAGCTTACCTGGAGCAGTTTTTTAAAGAATGGAATGGAGGTGTCCGGTGA
- a CDS encoding iron dicitrate transport regulator FecR: protein MEWRCPVIEQCADMIANAERVLFLTSAGMSADSGIPTFRDKAGYWKNFPPFKKKGLEAQELASPWAFQNVLPHAWAFYEWRRRNAHENRPHTGYEIINQWIDHRFDDAFIHTTNTDGYHIISGVPRNKVMEVHGSMWRLQCLSPCSREFWDDSSVPLCDLDYDRMEASNYPRCPNCAGIARPHILMFGDWDYVGHEKQEENFARFTRKAVDLVFLVGSSGGVPTNDYIALQYKQGGVPVININLDAAANGIVNTEYLLTLKGKEAFEQLDAALPS, encoded by the coding sequence ATGGAATGGAGGTGTCCGGTGATTGAGCAATGTGCTGACATGATTGCGAACGCCGAACGGGTTCTGTTTCTTACCAGCGCCGGCATGAGTGCCGATTCTGGAATCCCAACATTCCGCGACAAAGCAGGTTACTGGAAAAACTTTCCTCCGTTTAAAAAAAAAGGTCTGGAGGCTCAAGAGCTGGCAAGCCCCTGGGCTTTTCAGAATGTTCTTCCCCACGCCTGGGCCTTTTACGAATGGCGCCGCCGTAACGCCCACGAAAACCGACCCCACACGGGTTATGAAATTATCAATCAATGGATCGACCACCGTTTTGATGATGCCTTTATCCACACAACCAATACTGACGGGTATCACATTATTTCTGGAGTTCCACGTAACAAAGTGATGGAGGTACATGGTTCCATGTGGAGGCTTCAATGCCTTTCTCCTTGTTCCCGTGAGTTTTGGGATGATTCTTCGGTTCCTTTATGTGATTTGGATTACGACCGGATGGAAGCATCGAATTATCCAAGGTGCCCAAACTGCGCCGGGATTGCCCGGCCTCATATTCTTATGTTCGGTGATTGGGATTATGTCGGCCACGAAAAACAGGAAGAAAACTTCGCCCGTTTTACCCGTAAGGCTGTGGACCTGGTATTTCTGGTTGGAAGTTCGGGCGGTGTTCCCACCAACGATTACATCGCCCTTCAATACAAGCAGGGTGGCGTACCAGTGATTAATATCAATCTGGATGCTGCCGCTAATGGAATTGTAAACACAGAATACCTGCTTACGCTCAAGGGAAAAGAGGCCTTTGAGCAGCTGGACGCTGCCCTTCCCTCTTAA
- a CDS encoding zinc-binding alcohol dehydrogenase family protein codes for MKSIIVTGTGSAESFQTVETPTPLPEEKQVLIDLKATGLNWSEVMIRRGDWAVSLDEGMVLGAEGAGIVEGVGGSVLSTRPGDRVAVFDIDSYLQAGQGTYASHILVDESKVLKIPAHLDFAQAASLPMALLTAYDAMVCHSPLPETGNIVVTACTGAVGIAAMQLARMKGLRVVGTTRDENKVDQVRALGCEVVVGKDPKEICEKVSSCLGDEGVNYVFDPVQGPLAESLLELMAMDGTYVVYGNLMGSGFSLSPTFLFQQTRVHGYVVLKNLADPEAMQEVWSEIYPLIEEKLIEVPVAKTIPFPDAGAAQATMEAHQHFGKIVMIQ; via the coding sequence ATGAAATCAATTATCGTGACAGGAACAGGTAGTGCTGAGTCTTTTCAAACGGTTGAAACTCCAACTCCTCTGCCTGAAGAGAAACAGGTTCTGATCGATCTGAAGGCTACAGGTTTGAACTGGTCGGAAGTAATGATCCGTAGGGGGGATTGGGCTGTCTCATTGGATGAGGGGATGGTGTTAGGGGCTGAGGGGGCAGGTATTGTTGAGGGAGTGGGAGGGAGCGTATTGTCTACGCGACCCGGCGATCGTGTCGCCGTGTTTGATATTGACTCCTATCTGCAAGCGGGACAGGGTACATACGCCAGTCATATTTTAGTTGATGAAAGCAAGGTTTTAAAAATTCCCGCTCACCTGGATTTTGCCCAGGCGGCATCCTTGCCGATGGCATTGTTGACTGCCTACGACGCGATGGTTTGTCACTCTCCATTGCCTGAAACAGGAAATATTGTGGTGACCGCTTGCACCGGTGCTGTGGGAATTGCGGCAATGCAACTGGCCAGGATGAAGGGCCTTAGAGTAGTCGGTACTACGCGGGATGAAAACAAAGTCGATCAGGTTCGGGCTTTAGGATGCGAAGTGGTTGTTGGAAAGGATCCGAAAGAAATTTGCGAAAAGGTCTCAAGCTGCCTGGGCGATGAAGGTGTGAATTATGTTTTCGATCCGGTGCAGGGACCTTTGGCAGAATCACTGCTTGAACTGATGGCGATGGATGGAACCTATGTTGTATACGGAAACCTGATGGGAAGCGGGTTTTCCCTGTCGCCGACCTTTCTTTTCCAACAAACAAGGGTCCATGGCTATGTAGTACTGAAAAATCTTGCCGACCCGGAAGCCATGCAGGAGGTCTGGTCCGAAATTTATCCTTTAATTGAGGAGAAACTCATCGAAGTGCCTGTCGCGAAAACTATTCCGTTTCCTGATGCAGGTGCAGCTCAGGCAACTATGGAAGCCCATCAGCACTTTGGAAAGATCGTGATGATTCAATAG
- a CDS encoding DUF1566 domain-containing protein has protein sequence MRKVLFTILLWLITTNPLYAIDLDKADCKKQEDICSLMKTQSHFAILDKCPGAGPMLLECKKTSSAKLESLPEPEFVANEDGTITDTVNKLVWMKTGVNKKFSLKMADEHAINSEEAGVSGWRVPTLKELSSLLQNQKAQNARGKTSWIHPLFDDTGEYYYWTTTSCEDISEITDRYQKKTCQQGAAAGWLINFKAGAIIWHFVDSKKFYAWLVRDLE, from the coding sequence ATGCGCAAGGTTCTTTTTACCATTCTTTTGTGGTTGATCACCACAAACCCTCTCTATGCCATCGATCTGGATAAAGCGGACTGTAAAAAGCAGGAAGACATTTGTAGCCTAATGAAAACCCAAAGCCACTTTGCCATTCTCGATAAATGTCCAGGTGCCGGGCCCATGCTGCTTGAATGTAAAAAAACATCCTCAGCAAAGCTCGAATCCTTGCCAGAACCAGAATTTGTGGCTAATGAAGACGGGACCATTACCGATACCGTGAACAAACTGGTCTGGATGAAAACAGGGGTCAACAAAAAGTTTTCCCTGAAAATGGCAGATGAACACGCTATAAACTCAGAAGAAGCCGGTGTCTCAGGGTGGAGAGTTCCCACCTTGAAAGAGCTCTCTTCACTTCTCCAAAACCAAAAGGCCCAAAACGCGAGGGGAAAAACCAGTTGGATTCATCCCTTGTTTGATGATACCGGGGAATACTATTACTGGACCACCACTTCCTGTGAAGATATTTCTGAAATCACAGACAGGTATCAGAAAAAGACTTGCCAGCAGGGTGCTGCAGCCGGCTGGTTAATCAATTTCAAGGCCGGCGCCATCATCTGGCATTTTGTCGATTCCAAAAAGTTCTACGCCTGGCTGGTCCGGGACCTCGAATAA
- a CDS encoding CBS domain-containing protein yields the protein MEEIGEFMTSPVLRIEAEDSAQDAAAFMEGNHVGSLIVQDVGDDIGIITERDLSTKVVAAGKDPLDVKIRDIMTTPVLTMDRYLPVEEANRYMLENKIRHLAITEEDRIVGILSVKDLIKFYSKQFRMQE from the coding sequence GTGGAAGAAATCGGCGAATTCATGACATCCCCTGTATTAAGGATTGAGGCTGAGGATTCAGCACAGGATGCAGCAGCCTTCATGGAAGGGAACCATGTGGGTTCCCTGATTGTTCAGGACGTAGGCGACGACATTGGAATTATTACAGAAAGGGATTTGAGTACCAAGGTTGTGGCTGCCGGGAAAGATCCTCTTGATGTAAAAATCAGGGATATCATGACTACCCCGGTCTTAACAATGGACCGATATTTACCTGTTGAAGAAGCCAACCGGTACATGCTGGAAAATAAAATCAGACACCTGGCAATAACGGAAGAGGACCGTATTGTCGGTATCCTCTCTGTCAAGGATTTGATCAAGTTTTACTCCAAGCAATTCAGAATGCAGGAATAA